The following proteins are encoded in a genomic region of Nocardioides renjunii:
- a CDS encoding MFS transporter, whose protein sequence is MSGVAWGTPSARGIVAAATLGSGLTLLDGTVVNVALRSMGEDLDASLEQLQWITNGYFLSLASLILLGGALGDRLGRRRVFVIGTVWFALASLLCGIAPTAEVLIIARVLQGVGGALLTPGSLAMIQGAFRAEDRSRAIGAWSGLGGIAAALGPLVGGLLIDHASWRWIFLINLPLAALTVWLAQTWVPETRDPRAQGRFDVTGAALASLSLAGVTWALTDAGGPMTWWAAAVGLLAAVAFVVVERRTRGPMVPLGLFGDRTFSAANLMTLLVYAALGAILFFLVLQLQTVGGYNALEAGLATLPITACMLLLAARGGALAERIGPRIPMTFGPLVMAAGTLLLLSVGPDVVWWRDVAPGLTVFGLGLALMVAPLTATVLAAAPDEVAGIASGINNAVARAGSLLAVAALPTAVGLAGDDYRDAAQLDPAYGTAMVACAALLAIGGVISWFAIPHRVRPLPASETA, encoded by the coding sequence GTGAGTGGAGTCGCGTGGGGCACGCCGAGCGCGCGGGGCATCGTGGCGGCCGCGACCCTCGGGTCCGGGCTCACCCTGCTGGACGGCACCGTCGTCAACGTCGCGCTGCGCTCGATGGGCGAGGACCTCGACGCCTCCCTGGAGCAGCTGCAGTGGATCACCAACGGCTACTTCCTCTCCCTCGCCTCGCTGATCCTGCTGGGCGGGGCGCTCGGCGACCGGCTCGGGCGCCGGCGGGTGTTCGTCATCGGCACGGTCTGGTTCGCGCTCGCCTCGCTGCTGTGCGGCATCGCCCCCACCGCGGAGGTGCTGATCATCGCGCGGGTGCTGCAGGGCGTCGGAGGCGCGCTGCTGACGCCCGGGAGCCTCGCGATGATCCAGGGCGCCTTCCGGGCCGAGGACCGCAGCCGCGCCATCGGCGCGTGGTCCGGCCTCGGCGGGATCGCCGCGGCCCTGGGCCCCCTGGTCGGCGGGCTGCTCATCGACCACGCGTCGTGGCGCTGGATCTTCCTCATCAACCTCCCCCTCGCGGCCCTGACCGTCTGGCTCGCGCAGACGTGGGTGCCCGAGACGCGCGACCCCCGCGCGCAGGGACGCTTCGACGTCACGGGCGCGGCGCTGGCGTCGCTCTCGCTGGCCGGCGTCACCTGGGCGCTCACCGACGCCGGCGGTCCCATGACGTGGTGGGCGGCCGCGGTCGGCCTGCTCGCGGCGGTGGCGTTCGTGGTCGTGGAGCGCCGGACGCGGGGACCGATGGTGCCGCTCGGGCTGTTCGGGGACCGCACCTTCAGCGCGGCCAACCTGATGACGCTGCTGGTCTACGCAGCGCTCGGCGCGATCCTGTTCTTCCTCGTGCTGCAGCTGCAGACCGTCGGGGGCTACAACGCCCTCGAGGCCGGCCTCGCGACCCTGCCGATCACCGCCTGCATGCTGCTGCTCGCCGCCCGCGGGGGCGCCCTCGCCGAGCGGATCGGCCCGCGGATCCCGATGACGTTCGGCCCGCTGGTGATGGCCGCCGGGACGCTCCTGCTCCTGTCCGTCGGCCCCGACGTGGTGTGGTGGCGCGACGTGGCGCCCGGCCTCACGGTGTTCGGCCTGGGCCTGGCGCTGATGGTCGCGCCGCTCACGGCCACGGTGCTGGCGGCGGCGCCCGACGAGGTGGCCGGCATCGCCAGCGGCATCAACAACGCCGTCGCGCGCGCCGGCTCCCTGCTCGCGGTCGCCGCGCTGCCGACGGCCGTCGGGCTCGCCGGTGACGACTACCGCGACGCGGCGCAGCTCGACCCGGCGTACGGCACGGCGATGGTGGCCTGCGCGGCGCTGCTCGCCATCGGCGGGGTGATCTCCTGGTTCGCGATCCCGCACCGGGTGCGACCGCTGCCCGCTTCGGAGACTGCCTAG
- a CDS encoding M15 family metallopeptidase translates to MRVRRRAGRAGRAGRAGVAAAALTLLLGACSGTGASDGSAGSDGSDGSDPGSASGSASGSASPSPTGEATATSSTPVVPVADPEHAVDPPGEREGRLWSADVLVQWDKPLDDALVRRINRLRGVARTERIGLGQVSLENRVLTVAAVDPGDYRHFTRAEVADLQEAWDRVAGGEMAIDESVAKRLADRDGMIRLGTDADAPRLHVGAYTPQIPTIDMVVNTAWAEDIEMASGNGLLISTDGAAPATIRTPLQRLVGKDASVQMLDVASRIGLDPDARLTAVPTGDTLGSLVGTYRYRVLGGGRIAPEESWVAANIRTEAVPILGTVTCHRDLFPQLRAALLEVQQRGLADEIDPGQYAGCFYPRFIADTTTLSNHAFGLALDLNVSGNQRGSVGEIDRDVVAIFKTWGFAWGGDWRWTDPMHFELSEVRAVR, encoded by the coding sequence ATGCGCGTACGACGCCGAGCCGGGCGGGCCGGGCGGGCCGGGCGGGCCGGGGTGGCAGCTGCTGCCCTGACCCTGCTGCTCGGCGCGTGCAGCGGGACCGGCGCCTCCGACGGGTCGGCCGGGTCCGACGGGTCCGACGGGTCGGACCCCGGCTCGGCGTCGGGGTCGGCGTCGGGCTCGGCGTCCCCGTCCCCGACGGGCGAGGCGACCGCGACCTCCTCGACGCCCGTGGTGCCCGTGGCCGACCCCGAGCACGCGGTCGACCCGCCGGGCGAGCGCGAGGGCCGGCTGTGGAGCGCCGACGTCCTGGTCCAGTGGGACAAGCCCCTCGACGACGCGCTCGTGAGGCGGATCAACCGGCTCCGGGGCGTGGCCCGCACCGAGCGCATCGGCCTCGGGCAGGTGAGCCTGGAGAACCGGGTGCTCACGGTGGCCGCGGTGGACCCCGGCGACTACCGTCACTTCACCCGCGCCGAGGTCGCCGACCTCCAGGAGGCGTGGGACCGCGTCGCCGGTGGCGAGATGGCGATCGACGAGTCGGTGGCCAAGCGGCTCGCCGACCGCGACGGGATGATCCGGCTGGGCACCGACGCCGACGCGCCCCGCCTGCACGTGGGCGCGTACACGCCGCAGATCCCCACCATCGACATGGTGGTCAACACCGCGTGGGCCGAGGACATCGAGATGGCCTCCGGCAACGGCCTGCTGATCTCCACCGACGGCGCCGCGCCGGCCACCATCCGGACGCCCCTGCAGCGGCTCGTGGGCAAGGACGCGTCGGTGCAGATGCTCGACGTGGCGTCGCGCATCGGGCTCGACCCCGACGCCCGGCTGACGGCGGTCCCGACCGGCGACACCCTCGGCAGCCTGGTCGGCACCTACCGCTACCGCGTGCTCGGCGGCGGTCGGATCGCGCCGGAGGAGTCGTGGGTGGCGGCCAACATCCGCACCGAGGCGGTGCCGATCCTCGGCACCGTGACCTGCCACAGGGACCTGTTCCCGCAGCTGCGCGCGGCGCTGCTCGAGGTGCAGCAGCGCGGGCTCGCCGACGAGATCGACCCCGGCCAGTACGCCGGCTGCTTCTACCCCCGCTTCATCGCCGACACCACGACGCTCTCCAACCACGCCTTCGGCCTCGCCCTCGACCTCAACGTGTCGGGCAACCAGCGCGGCTCCGTCGGCGAGATCGACCGCGACGTGGTGGCGATCTTCAAGACCTGGGGCTTCGCGTGGGGCGGCGACTGGCGCTGGACCGACCCCATGCACTTCGAGCTGAGCGAGGTCCGGGCCGTCCGCTGA